From the Polaribacter huanghezhanensis genome, the window CATAATCATCAATCAACTTTAACGCATCAGGAGAATTTCCTAATGATTTCGACATTTTTCTACGTTCTTTATCACGTACCAAACCTGTTAAATACACATTGTTAAAAGGTTTCATGTCTTTATATTCGTATCCTGCGATAATCATACGCGCCACCCAGAAAAATAAAATATCTGGACCTGTAACTAAATCGTTTGTTGGATAATAATATTTGATTTCTTCGTTTTCTGGATTTCTAATTCCGTCGAAAACCGACATTGGCCACAACCAAGAAGAAAACCACGTGTCTAGTGCGTCGTTATCTTGTTTTAAGTTTTGAGTTGTTAGTTTTGAGTTTTGAGTTTTCTCTTTTGCAAGTTCAAGTGCATCTTCTATATTTTCTGCAACCACAAAATCTTCTTTTCCGTCTCCGTAGAAATAGGCCGGAATTTGTTGTCCCCACCACAATTGACGAGAAATATTCCAATCACGAATATTTTCCATCCAATGACGATAGGTGTTTTCGAATTTCTTTGGATACAAATTGATTTCAGCATTTTCTCCTAAAACCGCTTCAATTGCAGGTTTTGCCAACTCTTCCATTTTTAAAAACCATTGATCTGACAATCTTGGTTCAATCACAGCTTTGGTTCTTTCAGAAGTTCCCACTTTGTTTAGGTGTTGTTCTGTTTTTACCAAGAATCCTTTTTCTTCTAATTCTTTGGTGATTTCTTTACGAACTACAAATCTGTCTTTCCCTTCATAATGCAATCCAAACGAATTTAAAGAAGCATCATCATTAAAAATATCAATTACTTCTAAGTTGTGTTTATCGCCTAAAACTTTATCATTTTCATCATGTGCTGGTGTTACTTTTAAACAACCAGTTCCGAATTCTACATCCACATATTCATCTTCTATAATCGGAATTATACGATTACACAAAGGCACAATTGCTTTCTTTCCTTTTAAATGTGTAAAACGTTCATCATTTGGATTGATACAAATTGCGGTATCTCCAAAAATAGTTTCAGGACGCGTTGTAGCAATTGTTAAGGTTTCCTCAGAACCTTCAATTTTGTATTCTAAATAATATAAATTTCCTTGTTTTTCAACATGAATTACTTCTTCATCAGATAATGTTGTTTTTGCTTCAGGATCCCAATTTACCATTCTATAACCACGGTAAATTAAGCCTTTGTTGTACAAATCAACAAATACTTTAATCACAGATTCAGACATTTCTGGATCCATTGTAAAAGCCGTTCTGTCCCAATCACAAGAACATCCTAGTTTTTTTAATTGCTCTAAAATGATACCACCATATTCGTCTTTCCAATCAAAAGCATGCTGTAAAAATTCTTCTCTTGTTAAATCATTTTTACGAATTCCTTGTTCTTTTAATTTTGCAACCACTTTTGCTTCTGTAGCAATAGACGCATGATCGGTTCCGGGAACCCAACACGCATTTTTTCCTTGCAAACGAGCATGACGAATTAATACATCTTGAATGGTATTATTCAACATGTGTCCCATGTGTAAAACCCCAGTTACATTTGGCGGCGGAATTACAATTGTATATGGCTCTCTTTCATCTGGTGTTGAATGAAAATAATTATTCTTCATCCAGTAATCATACCATTTACTTTCTACACTTGTTGCAATATATTTAGAAGGAATTTCCATTCTTTGGCTTAATTTTTGAGATATAATCAGCAAAAATACAATTATCTTAAAGAACAGAAAAGCAGTAGTTGAATTTTTAAATATAAGATTTAAAGTCTATTTTTATCTCTAATTTATTCCTTATGAAATATTGTGTTTTACTGTTGTTCGTTTTCTTTACTTCGATGACTATTTTTGGTCAAAGTACTACAAAACCTGAGTTTAAATTTGTAAAAGAACTGATTAATTATGGTAAGGTAGTTCAAAATTCAGACGGACATAGAATCTTTGAGTTTACGAATGTTGGCAAAAGTCCGTTAATTATAACAGACATCAAAACTTCTTGCGATTGTGCAGTTCCTG encodes:
- a CDS encoding valine--tRNA ligase, with protein sequence MEIPSKYIATSVESKWYDYWMKNNYFHSTPDEREPYTIVIPPPNVTGVLHMGHMLNNTIQDVLIRHARLQGKNACWVPGTDHASIATEAKVVAKLKEQGIRKNDLTREEFLQHAFDWKDEYGGIILEQLKKLGCSCDWDRTAFTMDPEMSESVIKVFVDLYNKGLIYRGYRMVNWDPEAKTTLSDEEVIHVEKQGNLYYLEYKIEGSEETLTIATTRPETIFGDTAICINPNDERFTHLKGKKAIVPLCNRIIPIIEDEYVDVEFGTGCLKVTPAHDENDKVLGDKHNLEVIDIFNDDASLNSFGLHYEGKDRFVVRKEITKELEEKGFLVKTEQHLNKVGTSERTKAVIEPRLSDQWFLKMEELAKPAIEAVLGENAEINLYPKKFENTYRHWMENIRDWNISRQLWWGQQIPAYFYGDGKEDFVVAENIEDALELAKEKTQNSKLTTQNLKQDNDALDTWFSSWLWPMSVFDGIRNPENEEIKYYYPTNDLVTGPDILFFWVARMIIAGYEYKDMKPFNNVYLTGLVRDKERRKMSKSLGNSPDALKLIDDYGADGVRVGLLLSSAAGNDLMFDESLCQQGKQFANKIWNAFRLIKGWEVDATLTQPETAKIGLSWYEAKFQKALSEIEDHFSKYRLSDALMAIYKLIMDDFSSWLLEIVKPAYQQPIDAKTYADIIAVLENNLKILHPFMPFLSEEIWQHITERTPDEALIVAKWPEAKKSNQELITNFSMITDVVSGIRTIRKEKNISFKDTVELFVVNNENATQNFDVVIQKLTNAAAITYVSEKVEGASFRVKSNEYFVPISVEDIDVEAEIEKLQAELKRAEGFLFGISKKLSNERFVSNAPEQVITMERKKEADTLAKIETIKNSLAGLK
- a CDS encoding DUF1573 domain-containing protein, with amino-acid sequence MKYCVLLLFVFFTSMTIFGQSTTKPEFKFVKELINYGKVVQNSDGHRIFEFTNVGKSPLIITDIKTSCDCAVPEKPTAPIMPGEKGTITVSYDTSKIGGFSKQITIFSNAKTEIKTIRIKGFVVKKAY